The following are encoded together in the Nostoc sp. KVJ3 genome:
- a CDS encoding DUF5906 domain-containing protein, producing the protein MQNFDDPLNDLDPVVSFIQIAFKTLYGDKSWICAEDRLYWHTGNHYKHSPDDTERRRITNFCNSFAVENEQGKKSYPYASPSSVKKVLEWAKMRTGIEAELLNPPGINCTNGIVRPVLIGNKVIPRLDPHTPEDYFIYEPLIEYNPNADTTDCDRLLECLDKPQREILLRNLAASIDLQTVRKLRGREVKAILAVGLGSNGKDALRECVSIIYGENGLTSVSLADFQLYDEGRKFNLAPLMHSRVNWASENPQTSRIDKIQSLKLFVTGNKLHCERKGKDHIEFTPEAIGIFNLNETPSLQGVMKAIQDRIAVLEFKKTFEKNPDPNNPNELLADPRFAYDKEFIRTKVAPAFLNKMLKALNDLISEALIMNVQLMLSTTFRKKIITYLTS; encoded by the coding sequence CTGCAAAATTTTGATGATCCTTTAAATGATCTTGATCCAGTTGTCAGCTTCATTCAAATTGCTTTCAAAACTCTCTATGGCGATAAAAGTTGGATTTGTGCGGAGGATAGGCTCTACTGGCATACTGGCAACCACTACAAACACTCTCCTGATGACACAGAGCGTAGACGAATCACCAATTTTTGTAACTCTTTTGCAGTTGAAAATGAGCAAGGTAAAAAATCCTATCCTTACGCTTCACCCAGTTCAGTTAAGAAGGTTCTAGAGTGGGCGAAAATGCGAACGGGAATTGAGGCAGAATTACTCAATCCACCAGGGATTAACTGCACTAATGGGATAGTTAGACCCGTTTTGATAGGTAATAAGGTTATTCCACGGCTAGACCCTCATACCCCCGAAGATTACTTTATTTATGAACCGTTGATTGAGTACAATCCAAACGCTGATACTACAGATTGCGACCGATTACTTGAGTGTTTGGACAAACCACAACGAGAAATTCTTTTGAGAAATCTTGCCGCTTCGATTGACCTTCAAACTGTTAGGAAGCTCAGAGGAAGAGAGGTAAAAGCAATTTTAGCAGTTGGGCTTGGGTCTAACGGTAAAGATGCTCTGCGCGAGTGTGTATCAATCATTTACGGCGAAAATGGACTAACTTCTGTCTCTTTAGCAGACTTCCAATTGTACGACGAAGGCAGGAAGTTTAACTTAGCTCCATTGATGCACAGCAGGGTAAATTGGGCATCAGAAAACCCACAAACGTCAAGAATCGACAAGATTCAAAGCTTAAAATTATTTGTAACTGGTAACAAGTTGCATTGTGAACGGAAGGGTAAAGACCATATTGAGTTTACCCCTGAAGCCATAGGTATTTTTAACTTGAATGAAACACCATCATTACAAGGAGTTATGAAAGCAATTCAAGATAGGATTGCAGTTTTAGAGTTTAAGAAAACCTTTGAAAAAAATCCAGATCCTAACAACCCAAATGAATTACTAGCTGATCCCCGCTTTGCTTACGACAAGGAATTTATCAGAACGAAAGTAGCCCCAGCATTCCTAAATAAAATGCTGAAAGCTCTCAACGACCTGATTTCAGAGGCATTGATTATGAATGTACAACTGATGCTTTCTACAACCTTCAGAAAGAAAATAATCACCTATTTGACTTCATAG